CCTATCATTGAATTCCATGATGCCAAATTCTTCCTCTGCATCGACTCAAAAACAGAGAATGCTGCGTCTATGTCCccacattttgcatacatatcAACTAGTGATGTTGACAAAACCACATCCTTTGGGATGCCAAACTTTATAATCCTTGAATGAACTTGCTGTCCCACAAGAAGACAACAACATCCTGCACAAGCATCCAACACACTTGAATACGTAAATTTATTAGGCATTGTATCCGATTTCATCATCAAGACAAACAGCTTCAATGCATCAACAAATCTTTCATTTTGCACATACCCACTAATCATCACAGTCCATGAAATGACATTCTTTTCAGTAATCTTATTGAATATAGACCGAGCTTTATTAATTCTGTTATTCCTAATGTACCCATTAACCAAAGTAGTCCAAGAAACAACATCCTTATCTGGCACAGTGTCGAAAGTTTTCTGAGCCTCGTGCATTCGCCCTAACTCCATGTATCCCGAAACCAACGCATTCCACGAAGAAACatctttattcaaaatttcattaaaaactttgCTTAATCCCACGCCGTCACCCGCATTTGCATAAGCTTTCATCAATGCCGACCCAACAAACACGCTTGCATTAAGCGCCAAACAAATAGTACGCGCATGAATTTGAGGCACCAAAAGCTTTAGCTCCGTGTTCAAGACCGCGCTAAGAATGATAGACAATGTATACTCGTTGGGCTTCAAGCCAACCCTTTCCATTTCTAAGAAAAGTTGACAAACTTTTTCCGGGTTTTTAGCCTGGTTTAAGCCTGACAAAATGGTATTATATGAAACAATGTCTTTCAGCGGCATTTTATCGAATAGTTTTTGGGCTTTAATAATTTGGCTGTTTTGTAGGCATTTAGTGATGGTTTTGTTCCATGAAACAACGCTTTGCAATGCGGTGGTCTGACCAATTAGTCCATTAGTATTGACTTGGTAATTGGATTTGAGATTGGCGGTTGATGTGTTGTAGTAGAAAAATGATGGATGGCGGGGATTGAACCAACGCATTTTCTTTGATGGGGATGCTCAAGAGATAGTTTAAATGACAAAGAGAAGGATTCTTAGAGAAATGATTGAAATCATCTCTTGTACAATGGttaaaataagttattatatataaagttttatttgtttagtaTGATTGAGTTAATTCaaagaaataattttgatacaaataaaGCCACTCGTTCCTTTAGAGTTGAGTGGAGTAGCTTGCCCTGACAAGTGTTTCAACTGCATTTTACTTTCtcataaacttatataatatcAGGTTTTTGTagtgaaaatttgattcataGTTACCACTAGGACAATATATTTGAGCACGTATAGGTTTGTGCAGCGAAATATCTTACATATAACCattcttttcctcttttaaaCTAAAAGCTCTTATTGAGGAGATATGGAAACCAACCCCCTGCACAGCACTATCTCGACTGGACTCGGACATTAGCGCTTAGCATTATTCATCAACGTCTTCCAGCAGCCAGTTTCCCATAGAGCTCATCAATTTCCACCTGCAAAATGTTATAGCTAATCTGTCAACTCTATATTCATTCTTTAAGAATATGAAAAGTTGAGCCAATATTCAACCTGAAAATTCTGGCgcaatttgtttcttcttttcttcaatgTGGCAGTCACCAAATCCCTTTCCATGTCAAAGGGGCGATGATCCAGAATGACTCcttttatgtattcaaagcCCCTCAGCTggaaatttaccaaaaaaatgagaaaagagcAACGACATAAAACCTCTTAGCCAGACTGAAGAATGGCCGATATGTTTAGAAAGACCCAAAACATTACCTTCTTTTTATCGGCTACAGAGTGTAGCTCTGAGAGGACATAATCGTGTAGCTGATCAAGGGAACAAAGTTGCAAGAATGAACCCGTATGCCCCTTTGAGTATGCCCATTTTTTGGTGCTTTCTTCATGTGGCACAACTACTGCTACTAACATGGACTTGAAGCTGTCCCCGTAGACCCAAATCTTacagaaaaatatgaaaaaaaacatGATTGAACTACCAAGAGAAAAGTAATAGCCAGGATACAGTATTTTAAACTAATAGGAAGCATTGATTACATCTTCAACAATAGGAGCTATGCTGTAAACATTCTCCAGATATTCAAGGGCCACATACTCTCCTTGGGATAGTTTTATAAGATTCTTTTTTCTGTCAATAATCTTAACAACTCCATTAGGAAGTATCTGACCTATGTCCCCTGAGAATACCAGAGAAAAAAATTACGATAGAATAAAACCAACTGTGAGGAATTCTGTTTAACGAGAAATGTAAGTGATCAACCTGTATGAAACCACCCATCTTTAATAGCTTCTCTAGTTAGTTCAGCATTTTTGTGATACCCGGTAAAAAGAGTCTTGCCTCTCACGCATATCTCACCAGTAGGAGGATCAGCTAGAGGGTGGTAGCCCATATCTGGGACTCCCTCCAGGCGTAGCTCATTGTATACGGCCACTGTACCAGCAGCACCAACCATGCACATCTCATCTGGGTATCCAAGAGTAACTGGCCCACAAGTTTCCGTCAATCCTGGAGAAGCCACAATGCATATTAGgtgtgaaagaaaattttaaatgggATCAACCCTCACACTATAAAGAACTTTATCTCCTAGATGGCTCGTGGTTAAATTCTTGCCGCTACAGGCAGAGATCTTTACCATAGCCTTGGACTAGAAAGGCACAGCAAGTAACCCGTAAGAATTCTTCCACTTCAGTGCTTAAAGGTGCCCCGCCGCATACTACCAATCGAAGGCGACCACCTAACCTTGCTTTAACCTggtaaaataaatcatttagaCAAATGCAATTTTCAAGTAATCAGGCAAGTCAATAATGTGGGAGGATTGATCCATGTTTTTGAGTCTGGTGTAACTAGGACTCCGGGCCGACCGGAGGTTCGGTTCCAAAATATAGAGAACAATAATTTCCGAGTCAAGCTACAACCTTCCTGAAGGCTAACAAATCTGCTAAAGGTGACGCATATTTCTGCTTAAACCCCCTATTCATCCACCATAGTTTGCTGCATATCAACGGGGCATATATCAGTATCATaaatatgatgatgatggtaCAGAGAAAGAAAACTATTGTGGCTTGAGGAAAATTAATGAACTACAACGAAGGGCATCTTACTATTTGTAGAGAATATCGAAAATTCGCCTCCTCAGAGGTCTGAGTTCTTCCAACGCTTTCTGTATGCCTGAGACGAAAAAAACTTTGAATCAGCAAGTGCTGACGATATTCAGAGCTTAAGAAATTTTCGGAGTTTTTTCGATTAGGATTGATGAGAAACAAAATTCCCTGCCTTCATGAATCTTTTCAAAGACTCGAGGTACACCAGCCAGAAGTGTCGGCTTCAACTCCATCAAATCATCCCTCAAAGCATTCAAATccttgaataaaaatattaacattacTTTCAAGGAAAAATTACCAGTAAAGGAATAAGCATGCACAATGAACTACAAAAGCGTCagtaatatataataagttaaaaaaatcttcaaGGTTTTGCTTCggagtttttctttttgtttcttcgACCCAACAGTAGAACACTGATTTCCCTATTTTTCTCCTTTCAAATAAATTTCCCCCCTCATATCTACCCGGAATGAAACAgagttaaaaaatgaagaagagagTTGAAGTAGCATACTCCATGATAATAGCCAACAGAAGCACCCTTTCGGAAAAAGTATTCCTCGATCATGCGGTCAAGGATATGAGCAAGAGGTAGGAAAGACAGATACACATCATTTGGTGTCATCTAAGaacatacaaaaaattatatctcagatttttttttttaaaaagaacaCACATGACACATATTCCGACGTCAATGCAGATTATTATTAATGAGAAAACAgatatctcatattttttccaggaaagaaaatacaaaagacaACATTGAACTAacattttttgaaaagaaaaattgagaCTGATGAGGAGGAGGTTAATAATTGCATAGTGTTTACATCAATTCGAAAAAGCAATCGGTTGAAACCTGAACGGTAGAAACTCCAATCATTGAAAAACATGTATTGGAGGTTTAAGATTACAATCACCTTGTCTTCAAATTGTTCCATAAAGAGGTCGATCCCTCTAACAAATGTAGCAATCGTTTCATGTGTTAGGACGACTCCTTTTGGATCTCCACTGGTGCCACTTGTATACATAATTGTGCAGATAGTAAAAGGCTGAGGCGACGAAATTTCTGATGCATATTCTTTCCCCTGTGAGAAAGATAAATCACAACAGAGAAACATGCAAGTGACAACAATAAAACTTGTTTCTTAcacacaaaaattaataaacaaactgTTTCATGGTGTGCGAGCATATTCCCCAAGTTAATGAATTTACTATCACTATTCTGGTCAATAAAGTTAGGATGGTGCCTTGgttcaaaattataagaatGAAAGAAGGCTAGAAAATCTCTGTTGATTGTCTGTTCTTCTTCACCAAACACCGTCGCCGCAGTGAGTAGGATTTACTTCCACAGTTTATAATAATCATATACTGAAAATTTTACTAACCAAGTGGAGGAACTTATCCCATGAGTATGATTTAACCCCAATGAGAGCaatcttttctttctcctcCTCAGTCAACGAGGTGAAGCAAATAATTGCTGTAGCCGCAACCAAAGCTCAGAAAATGTGCATTCTAGCAGTTTcagcaaacaaaaaaaaaaaaaaatccaactaGTCATTCTTACTTTTCAGCCGTTGAGCAGATCTACAGTCAGGACTCAGTAGCTGCATTTACAAATATATGGATCAATCAAAACAGTCTGGTATTCTTAGAATGTAAAGTCATAAGCTATGTAACATGGAAATGGAAACACGAAAACATGAAAACACAAAAACAGAAATGTGAaaacgtattttttaaaaaatataaaaaacggAAACgtgaaaaaacttataaatatgaaaaatataaagtttttttataaatacgaaattttttataacgaaaatatagtataaaaataaataagaaaaaaatactataaaatggAATCATAAAAcctattgtaaattatttttgagtaagcacatataaatatttaagaaaaaacaataatacacaTCAATCTATATAACATGTCGGAGAGAAAATGAGTAAATAACACATCAAAGAGTAGAGagaagatgaattcaatataagatttaaagatattttaaatttaatcatacaaaagatgtgtatttaattgattttatgaatttttttttaaataaatgtgtttcaaaattttttaaaaattttgaaatgatctaaaatattttgtataagtTTCAAAGAgtttccaaaataaaaatatttttgaaatgtgAAAGCACACCCTATTATGAGTTTCCGTGCTATTTTGATCGTAAGTA
This sequence is a window from Mangifera indica cultivar Alphonso chromosome 5, CATAS_Mindica_2.1, whole genome shotgun sequence. Protein-coding genes within it:
- the LOC123215437 gene encoding long chain acyl-CoA synthetase 1-like isoform X2 — its product is MKIFAAKVEEGKEGRDGEPSVGPVYRSLLSKNGFPPPEPNLTTSWDLFSQSVEKYQGNRMLGWRKFVDGKVGPYVWKTYKEVYDEVLQIGSALRASGAEPGCRVGIYGANCPQWVEAMEACNAHSLVCVPLYDTLGPGAVNFIIDHAEIDFVFVQDKKAKELLSPDCRSAQRLKTIICFTSLTEEEKEKIALIGVKSYSWDKFLHLGKEYASEISSPQPFTICTIMYTSGTSGDPKGVVLTHETIATFVRGIDLFMEQFEDKMTPNDVYLSFLPLAHILDRMIEEYFFRKGASVGYYHGDLNALRDDLMELKPTLLAGVPRVFEKIHEGIQKALEELRPLRRRIFDILYKYKLWWMNRGFKQKYASPLADLLAFRKVKARLGGRLRLVVCGGAPLSTEVEEFLRVTCCAFLVQGYGLTETCGPVTLGYPDEMCMVGAAGTVAVYNELRLEGVPDMGYHPLADPPTGEICVRGKTLFTGYHKNAELTREAIKDGWFHTGDIGQILPNGVVKIIDRKKNLIKLSQGEYVALEYLENVYSIAPIVEDIWVHGDSFKSMLVAVVVPHEESTKKWAYSKGHTGSFSQLCSFDQLHDYVLSELHSVADKKKVMFWVFLNISAILQAG
- the LOC123215437 gene encoding long chain acyl-CoA synthetase 1-like isoform X1; its protein translation is MKIFAAKVEEGKEGRDGEPSVGPVYRSLLSKNGFPPPEPNLTTSWDLFSQSVEKYQGNRMLGWRKFVDGKVGPYVWKTYKEVYDEVLQIGSALRASGAEPGCRVGIYGANCPQWVEAMEACNAHSLVCVPLYDTLGPGAVNFIIDHAEIDFVFVQDKKAKELLSPDCRSAQRLKTIICFTSLTEEEKEKIALIGVKSYSWDKFLHLGKEYASEISSPQPFTICTIMYTSGTSGDPKGVVLTHETIATFVRGIDLFMEQFEDKMTPNDVYLSFLPLAHILDRMIEEYFFRKGASVGYYHGDLNALRDDLMELKPTLLAGVPRVFEKIHEGIQKALEELRPLRRRIFDILYKYKLWWMNRGFKQKYASPLADLLAFRKVKARLGGRLRLVVCGGAPLSTEVEEFLRVTCCAFLVQGYGLTETCGPVTLGYPDEMCMVGAAGTVAVYNELRLEGVPDMGYHPLADPPTGEICVRGKTLFTGYHKNAELTREAIKDGWFHTGDIGQILPNGVVKIIDRKKNLIKLSQGEYVALEYLENVYSIAPIVEDIWVYGDSFKSMLVAVVVPHEESTKKWAYSKGHTGSFLQLCSLDQLHDYVLSELHSVADKKKLRGFEYIKGVILDHRPFDMERDLVTATLKKRRNKLRQNFQVEIDELYGKLAAGRR
- the LOC123215440 gene encoding pentatricopeptide repeat-containing protein At4g02750-like, with product MRWFNPRHPSFFYYNTSTANLKSNYQVNTNGLIGQTTALQSVVSWNKTITKCLQNSQIIKAQKLFDKMPLKDIVSYNTILSGLNQAKNPEKVCQLFLEMERVGLKPNEYTLSIILSAVLNTELKLLVPQIHARTICLALNASVFVGSALMKAYANAGDGVGLSKVFNEILNKDVSSWNALVSGYMELGRMHEAQKTFDTVPDKDVVSWTTLVNGYIRNNRINKARSIFNKITEKNVISWTVMISGYVQNERFVDALKLFVLMMKSDTMPNKFTYSSVLDACAGCCCLLVGQQVHSRIIKFGIPKDVVLSTSLVDMYAKCGDIDAAFSVFESMQRKNLASWNSMIGGYGRHGLGKRALEEFERMIKMGVKPDEVTFVNVLSACGHGGLVEEGEKRFDSMETKYGIKAEVEHYACMVDLYGRAGQLDKAEKLIKEMPFEGDVVIWGALLGGCGLHSNTKLGELAAESISRLKKDHPAVHSMLTKIHGEKGAWSTVVTLRKMLNEKRFRKQEACSWVESPFHEM